In Bremerella alba, one genomic interval encodes:
- a CDS encoding TIGR03009 domain-containing protein, translating to MKNGIFLAACLAIVGLVSSNSFAQSQRNTGQPLGLAQNGQQVNPQQQNLQPGMVGGQAPVGPGQLIPAPFQVTQQEQKYIDDILQFWEFRSKKVHHYEANFERWEYDSVFGPADSHKTYSKGTIKYEQPDKGLFKVDTLQHYTPPKEAGKPATYEFRPSEVLEHWVCDGASIFEFDVASKQLKIWPLPPEQQGKAITNGPLPFLFGAKKEEIKERFHLRVSPHQTSNPNEYWLEAWPKRPQDAAEYRYIDILIDREEFLPFAIAVFDRNYNPNAEPPNMPNFSRAVYQFSDRKTYEEGGLTAGLQQMFSRSFYQPQLPSGWQRVVQQTPGAQQQNPGPANAGRPNQAMPR from the coding sequence ATACTGGCCAGCCTCTTGGACTGGCGCAGAATGGGCAGCAGGTCAATCCGCAGCAGCAGAATCTTCAGCCTGGGATGGTTGGCGGTCAGGCACCAGTGGGGCCAGGACAACTGATCCCGGCTCCGTTCCAGGTTACGCAGCAGGAACAGAAGTACATCGACGACATCCTGCAGTTCTGGGAATTCCGCAGCAAAAAGGTTCATCACTACGAAGCCAACTTCGAGCGTTGGGAATACGATTCGGTTTTCGGTCCCGCTGATAGCCATAAGACCTACAGCAAAGGCACCATCAAGTACGAGCAGCCTGACAAGGGTCTTTTTAAAGTTGATACGCTCCAGCACTACACGCCTCCTAAGGAAGCGGGCAAACCTGCAACTTACGAGTTTCGTCCTAGCGAAGTCCTCGAACATTGGGTTTGCGATGGTGCTTCGATCTTCGAGTTCGATGTCGCCTCTAAGCAGTTAAAAATTTGGCCTCTCCCACCTGAACAACAAGGGAAAGCGATCACTAACGGCCCGCTACCGTTTTTGTTTGGTGCCAAGAAAGAAGAGATCAAAGAGCGTTTTCACCTGCGTGTCTCTCCTCACCAAACCAGCAACCCCAACGAATACTGGCTTGAAGCCTGGCCAAAACGCCCTCAAGACGCAGCGGAGTATCGCTACATCGATATCCTGATCGATCGGGAAGAATTCCTCCCGTTTGCCATCGCGGTGTTCGATCGGAACTACAATCCCAACGCCGAGCCTCCGAACATGCCTAACTTTTCGCGGGCCGTCTATCAGTTCTCGGATCGCAAAACCTACGAAGAAGGAGGCCTGACGGCTGGCCTGCAACAGATGTTCTCACGATCGTTCTATCAGCCGCAACTGCCTAGCGGTTGGCAGCGGGTCGTTCAACAAACGCCAGGTGCTCAGCAGCAAAACCCAGGGCCAGCCAACGCCGGTCGCCCAAATCAAGCGATGCCACGTTAG